The window TAGGCGAGTTCGAGCCAGAACGCGGTCTGCTGCTCGGTGCTCTCCAGGGTCTGGGCGGTGCGCTTGAGGTCGCGGACGCCGAGGCCGCCGGCGCGCAGGGTCGGCGGCGGGTTGAGGCCCCAGAGGTCGAGTAGCTCCTCGACGGTCCGGACGGCGGTGTACGCCTGCCCGGCGGCGGCGCCGTCCACAGCCTGGGGATCGCGCGCGGCGGCGGCCGGGGCCGGTTCGGGCTGGACCGGCTCGACCAGGCGGTGGGTGCGGCCGCCGCGCAGGTGCAGGGCGAGCTCACGGGGCAGCACCACGCTGCCGGGGCTGCTCGGCAGCAGCAGGCCGCGGGCCAGCAGCCACTCGACCGGGCTCTGCGCGTCCTCGGCGGTGACCGGGCGGGTGGCGTCCGGGACGGTGCCGGTGGGCGGGCCCCAGACCAGGCGGTCCAGCAGGCGCAGGGCCGGCTCGGGGGCGGTGGCGAGCAGCGCGTCGCACCGGGCGCGATCGGTCAGCAGGGCGGTGAGCGCGGCGACGGCGGTCACCGGGTCGGGCGTCGGCGGCTGCCCGGCGGAGACCAGCAACTGCTGGATCCGGGCCGGGGACATCCCGGCGGTCGCGTCGGCGAGCGTCGGGCCGAGGCCGGTGCGGCCGGGGTTCGCGGCGGTCGGCGCGAGTGCCTCGCGGGCGGCGATGACCAGTCGCAGCCCGTTGTCGGGGCCCCAGAGCAGCGCCCGGTCGCGCAGGGTGGCGAGGGCGCGGGGGAGCGCGGCGGTGACGGCGGCCCGGTCGGCCGTGCTCAGCGGGGTGGCGCCCGGGTGCGGCTTGACCTTGGCGGGGCCGGTCAGCAGGGTCCGGACGGTCGCCGGGGGCGCGCCGTCGGGGGCGGCGGCCAGGGCCTCGGCGACCTGGAGGGTGAAGCGGTCCAGCCGTTCCAGGGCGCGCAGTGCGGAGGCCCGGGAGGAGAGCCGGGCGGCGAGCTGGGTGAGGTCGCCGGGGACGGGGTTGAGCAGGTCGGGGCGGGACCGGAGCAGGGCGGCGAGGTCGTCGTCCGCGCGGCTGCGGAGCTCCTCGGCGAGGGTGCGGGGGCCGGCGGGCGCTTTGCCGGTGCGTTGGGGGCCCTGCTGTGTGGTCATTCGACCTAGGTTAGTCGGGTCGGGTGGTGGTGGGGATCCGTCGTCGGAGGGTGATCCGGCCGTGGTCGCCCGGGAGCGCGAGGCGGTGGACCGGCCGGTGGGCGGACCGGGCTCGCGTGGGCGGGGGCCGGGTGGGTAGCGTCACGAGCAGCGGGGATCCGCGGGGCCCGGCGCGGTCCCGCGCGGTCCCGCGAGGTCTTCGGGGACGGGCTCGGGCGAGGCGGGGTGCTGGGTGATGGCGGACGGCGAGTGGTGGCGCAGGCGCGGGCCGTGGAGCGAGCCGTCCGGCGGCGGTGACGGCGCGGGCGGTGGGACGGGTGACGGCGCGGGCGGTGCCGGTGCGGCCGGTGGTTCCGGCGGCCCGGCGAACGAGGACAGCGTGTACGCCACCGGCGCGCCGGTGGTGCCCCCGCGCCCCTCCGCCCCGCCCGCGCCCCCGCGGTCGGCCGGTCCGGAGGACCAGGGCTCGCCGTGGGTGGCGGAGTCGTTCCGGGACGCCCCGGCCGACCCGGACGCCCTGCCGTCCCCGCAGCTGTACGCGTCCTCCGACGCCGGGGGGTGGGATCTGGTGATGCTCAACTTCTCGGACGGTCCGGGGGCGGCGATCACGCCGATCCCGGAGCAGCGGGCGGAGGACGGGGAGGCGGCCGGGGCGGCCGGGCCGCCCGCCGCGCCCGACCCGGCCGAGGGCAAGGACAAGGGCAAGAACAAGGACAAGGGCGCGAGCGGGCCGGGAGCCGGGGGCCGGGCGCGGGGCCGGGGGAAGACGCCGCCGCCCGAGGCCGCCGCCGCGCCCCCGAAGCCGTCGGCGATGGCCGGCCGCCGCCCGTCGCCGCTCCTGCTGCTCGCCTCGGTGACGCTGGTCGGCGGAGCCGTCAGCGGCCAGATCGTGGTGATGCTGGTGGGCTGGGCGCTCGGCTACATGTCCCGTCAACTGAGCGATCTCACCAGGAAGTTCGCCATTCTCGGGATCCCGCTGGCCACGATCAGCGGGACCAGTCTCTGGTACTGGGGCCGGGCCCAGGGGCGCTGGGGCGGGGGGCTCCAGCCCGGGCAGCCGGCCGGCGAGATCGCCTGGTCGGCGGCCCCGGGCGTGATCCGCCTCGCGGCCGTGCTGTCGGCGCTGTTCCTGCTCGGCATGGCGCTGAAGAAGCGGGCCCAGCCGGAGGGTTGAGCCGCCCCCGGCCGGGTGGCGCGCCGGCCCGGCCCGGTCCGCTCCTGGCCGTCCCGGTGCGCTCAGCCGCGCTCGCGCTCCACCCGCAGGGCGCCGAGCAGCCCCGGGAAGGCCTCCTCGAACTCCTCGCGGCGCAGCGCGTTCAGCCGCGAGGTGCCGACGTAGTACTGGCGGATCAGCCCGGCCTCGCGCAACACGTGGAAGTGGTGGGTGGCGGTGGACTTGCTGACCGGCAGGTCGATCGTCCCGCAGGCGAGGTCCTCGACGGCGGTGTCCAGCTCGGCGACGATCCGGCGCCGGACCGGGTCGACCAGGGCCTCCAGGACCTGCTGAAGACCGATCTCCCGGACGTCCGGGTGCGGCGGGATGCGGTGCTGCTGCCCGCCGCGCTGTGCTGCTGCCATGGTTCGGCCACCTCCGGCGCCCATGGTACGGCAGACGTCAAAGTACGACGATGGTCGAAGTTTGACAGCTGACGCCCTTTCGGATCTAGTGAGACGCGGCGGCGCGTGGTCCGCACCGCCGTCACCGACCGGAAGGGGGCGATGCGCGATGGCCAGGACAGTGCGGTTCCACGAGCACGGCGGGCCGGAGGTACTGCGGCTGGAGGACGTCGAGGTCGGCTCGCCGGGCCCCGGCGAGCTGCTGATCCGGGTGGACGCGATCGGGATCAACCGGGCCGAGGCGCTGTTCCGCCGGGGTACCTACCTGGAGGCGCCCCGGAGCTTCCCCGCCGGGCTCGGCGCCGAGGCGGCGGGCGTGGTCGAGACCGTCGGGGCCGGGGTGGCCGGGTTCGAACCGGGGCAGCCGGTCAGCGTGGTGCCCGCGTTCTCGATGAACGACTACCCCGTCTACGCCGAGCGCGCGATCGTCCCCGCGGCGGCCGTGCTGCACCGGCCCGCCGGGCTCGGCGCGGTCGAGGGCGCGGCGGTCTGGATGCCCTATGTGACCGCCTACGGCGCGCTGGTGGAGGTCGGCGGCCTGCGGGCGGGGGACACGGTCGTGCTGACCGCCGCCTCCAGCAGTGTGGGCCTGGCCGCGATCCAGATCGCCCGCCGGGCGGGGGCGGTCCCGATCGCCACCACCCGGACCGGGGCCAAGCGGGAGGCCCTGCTCAAGGCCGGGGCGGCCGAGGTGATCGTCACCGAGGAGGAGGAGATCAGCGCGCGGGTGCTGGCCCTGACCTCGGGCCGGGGCGCCGAACTCGTCTTCGACGCCGTCGCCGGCCCCGGTGTGACGGACCTCGTCCGGGCGACCGCCGCCGGCGGCACCGTGCTGCTCTACGGCTGGCTGAGCGGCGAGCCGACGCCCTACCCGAACCTCGACCTCGGCATGCCCGCGGTGAACATCCGCAGCTACGTGATCCACGAGACGACCCGCGACCCGGAGCGGCTGCGCCGCGCGGAGGCCTTCGTCACCTCCGGCCTGCGCACCGGCTCCCTCGCCCCGGTGGTGGACCGGGTCTTCGGCCTGGACGAGGTCGCCGAGGCCCACCGCTACCTGGAGGCCGGCAACCAGCTCGGCAAGATCGTGGTCTCCGTCGACCACTGAGGCGCCGCGGTGCCGGCCGGCAGCGCGGATTCGCCGCCGGTGCGGGAGCGGGAAGTCGGCGGGTCCGACGTCCCGCTCCCGGCGCCGACCCGGAGGTCAGTCGTCCTCGGGGAAGAAGAAGTCCTGGGTCTGCCGCCGGTAGGGCGCCGGCACGGCGGCCAGGCGGTGCGCCGGCCAGAGGTCGGAGCGCTCGCTCAGGGTCAGTTCGCCGCCCTGGCGGACCAGCCAGACGTCCTCGTAGTCGAGGTGCAGCGCGGCGTCGCCGGGGACCCGGCCGAGCAGGCCGAGCGTCAGCCGGACGGTGTCGTCCTGCTGGTCGGAGACGTCGGCCGCCTTGTCGAGGCGGAAGGCCACCGAGACGGTCGCGCCGAAGGGGCGCCCGCCGATCAGCGGGTCCCCCCACGGGATCGCCTTGGTCGCCACCACCCTGATCCAGGTGCCGCGGGCGGTGACGGCGCCGTCGGAGACCAGGGTGCCGGCGTCCTCCCCGGCGCCGAACAGCGCCTGCGGACGGGCGATTTCGTCGAGCTTCTCTGCGACCTCGGCCGCGGTGAGCGGGGTCACCAGGTCGAGGCTGTAGGCAATAGCCATGCTGGGCGTCTCTCTCGGTTCGTCTAGGGGTAGAAGTGGACCACGTTGCCGGACGAGTCGATGACCTTGATCTCCTTGAGACCCTCGATCGGCCAGTCCTGCAGCTGCTTGCGCATGGCGGCCGCGTCGACACCGCTGTCGGAGAGGTTCAGCACGATGCGGTCGGCCTGGCCCGAGTCCACCTTCTTCTGGATGCCGGTGGAGATGGAGCGCGGGTTCGAGGCGGTCGGCGCGTAGCAGTCGAACACCTCGCCCTCGATGCGGTAGTCGGGGTTCTTGGTCGTCCCTGTGACGTTCGGGTTCTGCTCGACCTTGTAGCCGTTGCGCGCCATGATCTCGGCGGACTCGTTCTCCCGCTCGAACGCCCGGCGGGTCGTCGCGTCGGCGTTCCTCGGGATGTTGGTGGTGTGCCCCTCCGGGGTGGCGGCCGGGTCGGCCCCCTTCGACGGCTGGGTGTGCAGCTCGCCGGACCCGCCGCCGCCACCGCCCTCGCCCTCCATGTGGACCCGGCTGGAGCCCATGGCGTCCTGGGCGATCTCGCCCGCGCCGATGCCGGCCATCCCGAGACCGGTGGCGATGACGCCGGCCGAGAGCACGTTGACCGGTACGCCCACCACCGCGCCGACGCCGGTGAGGTCCAGGCCGACGCCGAGGACCTCGCCGCCCGCGCCGACCGTGGCGAGGGCGAGCCCGCCCGCGACCTCCAGCGCGGCGCCCGGGTTCTGCAGCATGGCGTTGCCGACCGAGGCGAGGTCCTCCACGACGACCTGGCCGACGTCCCCCAGGAAGTCCCCCGCGTCGGAGAAGAAGTCACCCACGTCGTCCCAGAAGCCGGGCTCCTCGGGGGCCTTGTCGCGGGCGGTGGCGACGGTCTTCGCCGCGGTGTCGCCGGCCGACTTGAGCTGGCCGCGGGCGTTGGCCAGGGTCTGCCGCGCGCCGTCCCGGGTGCTCTCGCCGGGGTCGGTGAAGGGCAGTTCGTGGCCGGCGTTGCGCTCCGCCTCCTGGTGGTCGCCCTTCGCCCGGCTGCTGGCGCTCTGGCCCGCGTCCCACTGCCGGATCGCCTCGGCCGCCTGCCCCTGCGCCCAGGTCAGGGTCGACTGGTAGGCGGTGAGCGCGGTGGCGGCGTTGTGGAAGCAGTCGCCGGCCTCCAGCCACTTGCCGGGCTCGCCCTCGAAGGCCTTCCGGAAGGCGTCGCCGGCCTTGCCCGACCACCCCTCGACGGTGTCGATCCGCTTGAGGCCCTCGCCGGTCGAGTGCAGGGTGTCCCCGTAGCTCTTGAGCCAGGCACAGGTGGAGGCGATCGCCTCCGGGTCGCCCGGGACGAGCTCCTTCGGGTCGGACGTGCCGCCCAGTTCCTTCGCCATCACTTCGCTCCCGGGTCCTCGCCGCTGTCGCGGCTCAGGGTGCCGTTCAGATGGCCGACGACGTGTCCGTCGACCTCGCGGTAGGCCTTCACGCTCGCGTTCAGCCGGGCCGTGACGGCCTGCGCGTCCTTGGCCAGGTTCTCCACGCCCAGCTGCCAGCGGGTGCAGAACTTCTCGACGACGTCGGCCAGGTGGCCGTGCCCGAAGTCCTCCTTCTTCGGGTCGAGGTCGCTGACCTTCTTGAACTGCATCTTCGCCAGGGTGTTGGTGATCCCCGAAGCCGCGTCGTCCAAGGCACCCAGATCGACCTTGAATCCGTCTGCCATGAGCCCTCCCGTCTGTGCCGAGCAGGCGTCCTGCGGGCGCCCGGGAACAGTGACGCGGGGCCGTGCGGTCCGGTTCCGGTGCGGCGCGGTGACCGGTCGGGGCCCCGGTCGCACCGGTCACGCACCGTCAGGCCCCGGCGCGGGCGCGGCCCGGTCCCGGCTCAGGCCCCCAGGAAGCGCTGGAGCTGGGCGAGCACGTAGTTCGCCCCGGTGTACCCGATGCCCTGGAACCAGAGCCGGTCGTCCACCTCGAAGGCCCGGTGGGCGCGTACGGCGCCGAGGCCCTGCCAGGCCGGGGAGGCCAGTACGGCCCTGGTGCCGGCCCGTTCCGGGTCGCCGTAGGTGGCGTACAGCAGCAGGTCGCCGTCGGCCCGGGCGATCTGGTCCGCCGGGATCTCGACGTCGAACTGGTCGACGTTCTGCGCGTCCGGCCGGCCGAGCTGGACGTCCGCCAGCACCGTGCCGGGGAAGTTCTGCCGACCGTACAGTCTGATGCCCGCGCCCTCGACGAACCGCACCAGGCCGACCCGACGCCCGGAGGCCCTGGCGTTCGACAGCGCCTGGACGACCTGGGAGACATGCCGCTGGTAGGAGCCGACGAAGGCCTCGGCGGCGTCCTGGCGGCCCAGCGCCTGCGCGTGCAGCTGGACGTTCGCCTTCCACGGGTAGCCGGTGGTCTGGGTCAGCACGGTGGGGGCGATCTCGCGCAGCTGGTCGTAGCGGCCGCCGTCACGGGCCTGGTTGGACAGGATCAGATCGGGCCGCAGGGCGCGGATCGCGGCGAGGTCCGGGGCACCGGCGTCGCCGACCCGGGTGAGCCCGGCGACCCGCGAGGCGGGCCAGTAGTCGGGGAAGCCGGTGTCCAGCGGCGCCAGGGCCGCGCCGACGGGGGTGATGCCCAGTGTCAGCGCGGAGTCCAGTTCGGCGGTGTCCAGGGTGACCACGCGCATCGGCGCGCCCGGCACCTCGACCGGGCCCGTCGCGGCGCCGACGGTGGCGTCGGGCACCGGGGTCGGGGTCGGGGTGACGCTCGCGGCGGCGGCGCCGTCGGCGGGCGGGGCGGTGTGCCGGGTGCTGCACCCGGCGAGGGCGGCGGCGCCGAGCCCCGCGAGCAGGGTGCGGCGGGTGAGCGGGGGCATCGGCGGTCCTCGGGCGGGCGGACGGGGAACGGGCGTGCCCGCGGTGGCCGCGGGCGCGTCGATTATGTCCGAATTGCCCGCTAGGCGTCGGCCTTCACCGCCCACGGCGCGCCCGGGACCACCAGCGGGGTACCGGTCACCGGGTCCGGCACGACCACCGAGTCCAGGCCGAACACCTCGCGCACCAGCTCCGCCGTCACCACCTCGGCCGGCGGACCCTGTGCGACGATCCGGCCGGCGCGCATCGCCACCAGGTGGTCGGCGTAGCGGGCGGCCTGGTTGAGGTCGTGCAGCACGGCCACCACCGTCCGCCCGCGCTCGACGTTGAGCCGCCGGACCAGGTCCAGCACCTCGACCTGGTGCGCGATGTCCAGGAACGTCGTCGGCTCGTCCAGCAGCAGGATGTCGGTGCCCTGGGCG of the Kitasatospora sp. NBC_01246 genome contains:
- a CDS encoding ArsR/SmtB family transcription factor, whose translation is MAAAQRGGQQHRIPPHPDVREIGLQQVLEALVDPVRRRIVAELDTAVEDLACGTIDLPVSKSTATHHFHVLREAGLIRQYYVGTSRLNALRREEFEEAFPGLLGALRVERERG
- a CDS encoding zinc-dependent alcohol dehydrogenase family protein, whose protein sequence is MARTVRFHEHGGPEVLRLEDVEVGSPGPGELLIRVDAIGINRAEALFRRGTYLEAPRSFPAGLGAEAAGVVETVGAGVAGFEPGQPVSVVPAFSMNDYPVYAERAIVPAAAVLHRPAGLGAVEGAAVWMPYVTAYGALVEVGGLRAGDTVVLTAASSSVGLAAIQIARRAGAVPIATTRTGAKREALLKAGAAEVIVTEEEEISARVLALTSGRGAELVFDAVAGPGVTDLVRATAAGGTVLLYGWLSGEPTPYPNLDLGMPAVNIRSYVIHETTRDPERLRRAEAFVTSGLRTGSLAPVVDRVFGLDEVAEAHRYLEAGNQLGKIVVSVDH
- a CDS encoding SitI3 family protein, giving the protein MAIAYSLDLVTPLTAAEVAEKLDEIARPQALFGAGEDAGTLVSDGAVTARGTWIRVVATKAIPWGDPLIGGRPFGATVSVAFRLDKAADVSDQQDDTVRLTLGLLGRVPGDAALHLDYEDVWLVRQGGELTLSERSDLWPAHRLAAVPAPYRRQTQDFFFPEDD
- a CDS encoding putative T7SS-secreted protein: MAKELGGTSDPKELVPGDPEAIASTCAWLKSYGDTLHSTGEGLKRIDTVEGWSGKAGDAFRKAFEGEPGKWLEAGDCFHNAATALTAYQSTLTWAQGQAAEAIRQWDAGQSASSRAKGDHQEAERNAGHELPFTDPGESTRDGARQTLANARGQLKSAGDTAAKTVATARDKAPEEPGFWDDVGDFFSDAGDFLGDVGQVVVEDLASVGNAMLQNPGAALEVAGGLALATVGAGGEVLGVGLDLTGVGAVVGVPVNVLSAGVIATGLGMAGIGAGEIAQDAMGSSRVHMEGEGGGGGGSGELHTQPSKGADPAATPEGHTTNIPRNADATTRRAFERENESAEIMARNGYKVEQNPNVTGTTKNPDYRIEGEVFDCYAPTASNPRSISTGIQKKVDSGQADRIVLNLSDSGVDAAAMRKQLQDWPIEGLKEIKVIDSSGNVVHFYP
- a CDS encoding iron-siderophore ABC transporter substrate-binding protein, which encodes MPPLTRRTLLAGLGAAALAGCSTRHTAPPADGAAAASVTPTPTPVPDATVGAATGPVEVPGAPMRVVTLDTAELDSALTLGITPVGAALAPLDTGFPDYWPASRVAGLTRVGDAGAPDLAAIRALRPDLILSNQARDGGRYDQLREIAPTVLTQTTGYPWKANVQLHAQALGRQDAAEAFVGSYQRHVSQVVQALSNARASGRRVGLVRFVEGAGIRLYGRQNFPGTVLADVQLGRPDAQNVDQFDVEIPADQIARADGDLLLYATYGDPERAGTRAVLASPAWQGLGAVRAHRAFEVDDRLWFQGIGYTGANYVLAQLQRFLGA